Genomic window (Theileria annulata chromosome 4, complete sequence, *** SEQUENCING IN PROGRESS ***):
TACTCCCTAAGCCCATGAGGGTAAGAAGGGGCCTATACGGCAAACAGGGCCAGGTCAAGCATACTCACCTGAAAGACGTAGATACTACACAATTCGACGCCTGGTCTAAAActgataaatataaactcACAGGTTTGTTTTCAGTGATTATAACACAATTTTCAGGAACTAAACAGGTCTTTGACCGACCTTCCAGGAAAAAGTAATACTCAAGCTATACactaatttgtaatataattttaaaattattcgGTTACTAGAATCTGCAAATCGTCTACATTGTACACCTTTTGGTTACGGTGTATTTCAATCCCTGTAAGATGGTGAAGTCCAGTGGCTAGTGGAACTAGAGGCAGGTAAACAGTTTCCGTATCATCCAGGTTTATGGTCTGGGTCTAAAATGCTTTAAAGTTTAAAAACTGACCTTTTCGTTCTGGAGACAGAAACTGTTTGTGCTATTAAAACTCACGGATATGGTCATGGGATCCTTAGTAAGATTTTTCAAGTATATATTTGTGTTGAACGGTTCATTGACCTAATAAATACGTTATTCACACTAATAGAATATAAGTGGGTTACCTTAACGCTTTTGGGGAAgtttacaattttatagAACAAATCAGACTCTTGTGGAAGATTAACCTCGTACACGTTGGTTCCAGAAGTGTTAGTATAAGAGTGCCAGTCCAAGTTCAAGTAAAGGCCTTTGTCTGTAGTATCAGATTTTGAACGGTATATCTGAACATTCGGGAAAATAATAGCGGCTGTTTCATCAGGCCTTAGTAGGCAAATATTATCCTTATTTAACTCCACGAGTGGAGAATAGAATACTTTTGATCCTCTGTCCTCAAGCTTTATTTCCTTTATAACCAAAATCGTCTTCGACTTGTTATTAACCCTAGTTTCCACGTGACTCAAGCCGTcctaaattaaaaatattttagataGAGGATTACAGGCAGTGTAATTAAAGAGTGGGAAAGCTCAACTGGGTCTATACAGTTCCAAATGAACATCTTCTTGAGTACATGAGGCCCTTTGGGCGTAGAGTACTCAACCGAACAAGTCATTCTAATAACAGATATACTACTAAGTTAGTTGAATCAATACTGCTAGGTATATTATATAGGGAGGGAAAATACCTATAGTTGGAAACTTTTTCAAAAAGATATGAATAATGCGATTCTAATGGTTTACATTTGGGCTCAAGTTCTAAATTCTCAAATATAGTACATGTTGAAGAAACTTCTTCGTCCTCCATGACCATCTCAACCTAAAATTTCGGATAAATTGGAGAAATTGGGTGAACCTTTAAAAAAAGAGAGCATAACTTTGCATTGCTGTTGTTTCCCAGAATGAAGGTCATGTGTAAAGTCTCTCCGAGCAGAACCTCGTTAGAGTAGGAAGGAATCCTGAGAATTGGGAAATGACTATTCGGTTTTTCTGGTGATTTATAACtctaaaatacaaattatgATGATTTTGGTGAATTTACAGGGTCTATAGCCTGGATGCAATCAGAAATATCCAAAAGCTCAGCACAATTGGTGTCCAAATTAGGCTCTATGAGCCTCATTATCTTAAGCGTAGCCGATTCATGAGAAGccattttattttacacatgTTTGGAAGAGAACAAACTTAATGTGTTAAGAAAAAATTCTTATATTGGGTCATGAATATTCCTGAAACGACATTGttagtaatttattactttcattattaaaatgtggttttatacatatttaatttttaaaaatattttaatttagtttattttgtACAATAGCATTTTCCGAATATGATAGCATCAGAAGTTTTCGATTATGAcgagaataatttaaatcgCAACCATGAAACTGCCCATAAAAACTCTTATGAGTCAGATTTGGATAAAGAACATGAATCTGAGTCTGAGGAAGACCCCGAGTTAAGCTACTACCAGTCCCTGTTGAAAGGAAATGAGTTTTACTTGGATGAGAATGTTGGACTCGATCCTATAAAGGCAACCTGTATTACTTCTAACCAGTCAGGAACTTTTTTGGTAACAGGATCAGTTGATGGTACAGTGAGATGTATTAACTTCGATAAGTGGGCAAAGGGAGGTTTTGGAGACTTTTGGAAAAATAAACTTGAACAGTCAGTGAATGGACTTTGCTTTAATACTGAGGAGTCAGTTTTGGCGGTGGCCTCTGGTAACATGTTGCACTTTTATACCGACGGAGGAGATTTGATAGTTTCAACCACGAAGGGTGATATGTATCTTCTGGACGCAAAGAAAACCAAAGGTCACACCGCAGCTGTTACATGTGTAGCAAATGACCCTAAGAATTCTAATTTGTTCGCCTCAGGATCACTCGACGGAACAGTAAGGGTGTTTGACATTCAGTCAAACAGGCAGAGTATATCACTCTCcgttaataatttaaatatatatacctTGTCGAATAAGTATTTAAGTAGGAATAAGACACCAAATAACGCTCATTTGGGTCAGAAGGCGAAGATGAATAGGGTTGGGATAAGCTCCTTGTGTTACTCGTCAAACAATTTCAAAGATGTTCTTGTAGCAGGTAACGACCTTGGCTTTCTAGTGGTTTGGGATCAGAAAACTGCTTTCCAGAGCATGTACATTGAGTCCCATGATTCATCAGTTCACTCAGTTCTATCATACGATGATGGGAAGGTTGTATCGCAGTCAAACGGCTGTATTAAGTTTTGGGACTTAAAAAACACACAAAAACCGCTAAAGGAACTCAATTTACCCCAGCCAAATGACATAAACGAAACTCAAACGATTGTACTTTCTCCTGATAATTTACACCTGATAATGTCATCTTCAAACACCCAGAATAACAAGATGACAGAATTACACGTGTTTGACATTGAAAAGATGGAAATAGTAAATAAACTTACTGTAGATTCGTTGTTAGGGCCTATGGTTTGGGCATACGAGACTAATCAGTTGTTTAGTGTGTGTTCTGATGGAAAGATATACACAAGATCAACGGAATCTAATGTGGGAGCTAACCACTATGATAGGGCATTAAGAGCACTGGAGAAGAAGAATAAGTACTCTAAGGTTAACACATTTTCAGCTAAACCAGAGTCTTATCCCATAGATTATCTTCCAGATGACCTTGTTGAAGTTGAGGACGGAGTTCTAAAGAAGCGTCGAGTGGAACACCATGACAAGTACGGAATACCTAAGCAGGAAGGGTACGATTACTTTAAGCATGGGAAAACACCGATTACCTACGAGGACGATGATATCGTAACAAAGCTTAGGTCCCAGGTTGAAAAGGACCCTAATAAGGAACTGACAACAAAGGAAGGCATAAGGCAGATACCTTACAAGGCTGACAGGTTCATGTCAATATACAAAAAGACTCAACCTAACCTGATTCTCGACTTCAACAAGCCGGCCACGAAACAAGAAAACATGCTTCTTGGAGTCAGTAAATGCCCTAGGTGTGGCATTAAAATATGCCAATGTGGATATATGGATAAAAGGTAATATCGCAGTAACAACGGagattttaattaatatgtacaatttaatattttaatatctaaatttattaataaattatttacctTTTGGCAATGTTTGGagtttatataaatatttatacatcttaaagaatttataaaaattaaatagatcgataaaagaaaatattaaataaaagaaaaaataaaagatgGAGTAGAGAATAAAGAGTAAAGAGggaaatttagaaaatgtAGAGAATGGgatttttgaaaaattctcaagagaataattaaaatctatTAAGTTTCAGGAATGTGTGATGAGAGATCAGCCAAAAAGTTAGACAGAAGGTGGAATCATAAAAGATAAATTGACCTTCTTTGTGGGCCTGATTTTCACTGTTGTGCCCTTTAGTATGAGGTAGTAAAATAGGTCacacattaaataatgCTTTATATAgagtaataaatatagaGTTTAAAGTTAAAAAGTTCAATCCCCAAAATACGACATGTTTATCATATAGGCACACAAGTGCGAATATTGGGGGTATAAGTCGGAGTAAACCTTTAGAAGTGGATAATGGCGGACCTGAAACAACTGGAAATGCTTTGCCAAGCTCTTTACGGAGCACAGCAAGTACACCAGAACGAAGCACATAAAGTATTGATGCCGCTGCTGAGAGATGTCCAAAAAATACCAGTACTTTACGAAATCCTGGCAAATAGCACGAATCTACAAGCATTATTATTTGCTTCCTCTGGACTTGTTACTCTTTTCACAAATCATTGGTCGCAAGTGACAGATCAGTCGAAAAATGAAATGAGAGAATTCCTActcaattatttatacaatagAGGACCGGAAATGTTAAAAGTAGCCCCGGAAGTACTAAGACAATTTATACACCTTTACGCAAGGATAGTAAAACTGGGCTGGCTGGAAGAAATGAACAATCAGCAACTTCTGACCCATGTGTCCCAGTTCCTCTCAGCCACAACACAGCATTGGATTATCGGATTAAACATCTACACAGACATCACTCAGGAAATGCAGCCCCAAATGGGCAAGTTTATCGCCAAATTCAGAAGAGCCGCACTCAACTTCAAGGAAACTGTCCTCCAAGATATTTTTACAGTATCCACCCTAACGCAATTACACtagaaaaataaactatatatttaagtataattatagtccacaaataaaatttgtataattaatgtttaGGTAACGATACAGACATTGGAACAGTTTAATAAGGGAACGGTGGTAGTTACTGACTCGAAGGAGGAAAGCCAGTTGTTGTACCAGGTCCTGCAGTTGTGTTACAACTGCCTGAGCTTTGATTTCATGGCAACAATGCCAGACGACACTTCTGAGGAGCAGGCGACGGTGATGATTCCACAGGGCTGGGACATGCTGAGAACTGACGAGATACCAAAACTTTTGTTCCAGCTCTACCAGAAGGCGTTCAACAAAAACGCCTCAGCGTCACCCAACAACGCAGGCTACTACAATCCAGATGACAAGTATATGAAGAGCGCAGTACTCTGTCTCAAGTGTCTAGTGGTCCTGGCTGCACTTAGGAAGTCGTTTTTCAATAACGAAAACGAGGCACTAGGCCACATCAACTGCTTCATGCTGGGAAGCCTGGAGATCATCAGGACCAAAATGGGCCTGTCAGATGACGACTGCTACCATGAACTATGCCGCCTCCTGGGCAAAATCAACGCTTCTAACCAGCTCTCGCAGCTCCTTCAAAGTAACGTCTTCCCAATCTGGTCGGAACAGATACACGCCTTCACTATGGAAGCACTCGCCAATTGGGCCCACTTGACTAACAGTAAACACTATTTACTGGGAGTTTGGTCGCACATGATAGTGCCACTGGCTTACATGAAGGGAAAGGCACCGACAGTGCTCGAGACTAACATACTTCAAATCACACTCGAGTTCTTAAATACCAGACTTAAAATGGCGCAAGTTCTTGTCACAAGTATTTTCAACCATAAATACTATgtagttaaataattttaaacttagCTTATTCGAACAATATATgtgtatatatttgtatagaGCCAGACGAGTTGGAATTTGAGAACCCGTTGGATGATGATATTCTAAGGAACGAGCAGAGTGAGTTGTTCAGCAAGTTGTGCAGAAACCAATACCGAGTGGTGCTTAACCACGTGCTCGAGTTGTACACGAGCTTAAACAATAACTTGAACAACGAAGACTTGGCAGTTGTTCAGGAAAAGTTGGCATGGCTAGTGCTCTTTAGCGGGTCAATGCTGAACGGAAGCAGTTCCCTGCGTCTAGTGGGAGAGTACAACAACTCGTCAGTGTGCATTCAGACACTGAACATCGAACTGGTAGGGAAAGTCTTTCAAAACATGATCAACTCTGATAAGATGCCAGAA
Coding sequences:
- a CDS encoding uncharacterized protein (Tap349h10.p1c.cand.136 - score = 46.59;~SMART 4 WD40 domains (SM00320) at aa 49-94, E()=3.84e+00; 149-194, E()=1.37e-06; 227-268, E()=3.30e+01; 271-308, E()=2.76e+00), whose amino-acid sequence is MIASEVFDYDENNLNRNHETAHKNSYESDLDKEHESESEEDPELSYYQSLLKGNEFYLDENVGLDPIKATCITSNQSGTFLVTGSVDGTVRCINFDKWAKGGFGDFWKNKLEQSVNGLCFNTEESVLAVASGNMLHFYTDGGDLIVSTTKGDMYLLDAKKTKGHTAAVTCVANDPKNSNLFASGSLDGTVRVFDIQSNRQSISLSVNNLNIYTLSNKYLSRNKTPNNAHLGQKAKMNRVGISSLCYSSNNFKDVLVAGNDLGFLVVWDQKTAFQSMYIESHDSSVHSVLSYDDGKVVSQSNGCIKFWDLKNTQKPLKELNLPQPNDINETQTIVLSPDNLHLIMSSSNTQNNKMTELHVFDIEKMEIVNKLTVDSLLGPMVWAYETNQLFSVCSDGKIYTRSTESNVGANHYDRALRALEKKNKYSKVNTFSAKPESYPIDYLPDDLVEVEDGVLKKRRVEHHDKYGIPKQEGYDYFKHGKTPITYEDDDIVTKLRSQVEKDPNKELTTKEGIRQIPYKADRFMSIYKKTQPNLILDFNKPATKQENMLLGVSKCPRCGIKICQCGYMDKR
- a CDS encoding uncharacterized protein (Tap349h10.p1c.C.cand.94 - score = 35.59); the encoded protein is MASHESATLKIMRLIEPNLDTNCAELLDISDCIQAIDPSYKSPEKPNSHFPILRIPSYSNEVLLGETLHMTFILGNNSNAKLCSLFLKVEMVMEDEEVSSTCTIFENLELEPKCKPLESHYSYLFEKVSNYRMTCSVEYSTPKGPHVLKKMFIWNCIDPVELSHSLITLPDGLSHVETRVNNKSKTILVIKEIKLEDRGSKVFYSPLVELNKDNICLLRPDETAAIIFPNVQIYRSKSDTTDKGLYLNLDWHSYTNTSGTNVYEVNLPQESDLFYKIVNFPKSVKVNEPFNTNIYLKNLTKDPMTISVSFNSTNSFCLQNEKTQTINLDDTETVYLPLVPLATGLHHLTGIEIHRNQKVYNVDDLQILVTE